In Eucalyptus grandis isolate ANBG69807.140 chromosome 4, ASM1654582v1, whole genome shotgun sequence, the following proteins share a genomic window:
- the LOC104418941 gene encoding protein MCM10 homolog → MVFFPEEKSSSFGTFPQNRRRSESDAMSKKSSNQDDLDLLLSLQDRVLETPPTSPSRCRSPSSPGYLSDDGMPKRREQVDMSVFRNAVEDCLDYEPEPTKGSGNVSRSGAAAEPDVEKFSGLRIRNQLVTPKELHDRFSDIRFVRLPVIKNLLAGDTLSGCWATVAVLTEKGSPKTSSAGKKYCIWKIGSLNEDAISLFLFGDAYQRNSDEKVGTTFALFNCNVRKDSTAGFSLSVFSPSQILKIGTSADHGVCKGKRKDGMACTLVINKRYGVYCKYHKSKASEKYSTTRTQLIGGNIRTAFRNHLQAEGIYGVDRLSGRTNVKKAIQPAKLLSVEGLKRALSGAGKVTTNTHSQGIRFLSEVTAKMEPRSSNKEASLKSKPLASKDKRRPSAVKADPFLVQGNERTGVKRSKTGEDSANATKPGTGKLIELEIFSSDDEI, encoded by the exons ATGGTCTTCTTCCCTGAAGAAAAGAGCTCGAGCTTTGGGACATTTCCACAGAACCGGCGAAGAAGCGAATCCGACGCCATGTCGAAGAAGAGCAGCAACCAGGATGATCTCgaccttctcctctctctccaagATAGGGTCTTGGAGACCCCTCCCACTTCCCCTTCTCGCTGTCGCTCCCCTTCTTCCCCAG GATATCTTTCGGATGATGGAATGCCGAAGAGACGGGAGCAGGTGGATATGTCTGTTTTCCGAAATGCAGTTGAAGATTGCTTGGATTACGAGCCTGAACCCACTAAAGGATCTGGTAACGTAAGCCGGTCAGGGGCGGCTGCAGAGCCTGATGTCGAGAAGTTCTCGGGTCTGCGCATAAG GAATCAGTTGGTCACCCCAAAAGAGCTTCATGATCGTTTTTCAGACATCAGATTTGTTCGCTTACCAGTGATAAA GAATTTGTTGGCAGGGGATACTCTTTCTGGTTGTTGGGCAACTGTTGCTGTGCTGACTGAGAAGGGGAGTCCAAAGACTAGTTCTGCAGGGAAGAAATATTGTATATGGAAAATTGGAAGCCTAAATGAAGATgctatttccctttttttgtttGGTGATGCTTATCAAAGAAATTCAGATGAGAAGGTCGGTACCACCTTTGCCCTGTTCAACTGCAATGTTCGAAAGGACTCCACG GCCGGGTTTTCTCTAAGTGTATTTTCTCCTAGCCAAATATTGAAAATCGGTACATCGGCTGATCATGGAGTTTGCAAGGGGAAAAGGAAGGATGGAATGGCCTGTACTTTGGTCATAAACAA GCGCTACGGGGTATATTGCAAGTACCATAAGTCA AAGGCTTCAGAGAAATATTCCACCACACGAACTCAGCTCATTGGAGG GAATATCAGAACAGCCTTTAGGAATCACCTTCAAGCTGAGGGAATCTATGGGGTTGATCGTCTTTCTGGCAGAACAAACGTTAAAAAGGCAATACAACCAGCGAAATTATTATCGGTGGAAGGGCTGAAAAGGGCTTTAAG TGGTGCAGGGAAGGTGACGACAAACACACATTCACAGGGAATAAGATTTCTGTCTGAAGTAACAG CGAAAATGGAGCCAAGAAGTTCGAACAAGGAAGCTTCTCTGAAATCTAAACCCTTGGCCAGCAAGGACAAAAG GAGACCATCTGCTGTCAAAGCGGATCCATTCTTAGTCCAAGGAAACGAACGAACGGGCGTGAAGAGGAGCAAAACGGGGGAAGATTCCGCTAACGCAACCAAGCCGGGGACTGGGAAGCTGATTGAACTCGAAATCTTCAGCTCAGATGATGAAATATGA
- the LOC104418942 gene encoding rac-like GTP-binding protein 5 has product MSASRFIKCVTVGDGAVGKTCMLISYTSNTFPTDYVPTVFDNFSANVVVDGSTVNLGLWDTAGQEDYNRLRPLSYRGADVFLLAFSLISKASYENVAKKWIPELRHYAPGIPIILVGTKLDLRDDKQFFLDHPGAVPITTAQGEELKKLIGAAAYIECSSKTQQNVKAVFDAAIKVVLQPPKQRKKKKRKSQKACSIL; this is encoded by the exons atgAGCGCGTCGAGGTTCATCAAGTGCGTCACCGTCGGCGACGGGGCCGTCGGCAAGACTTGCATGCTCATCTCCTACACTAGCAACACCTTCCCCACG GACTATGTACCAACTGTGTTCGACAATTTCAGTGCAAATGTCGTTGTGGATGGAAGCACTGTTAACCTGGGTTTGTGGGATACAGCTG GACAGGAAGACTATAATAGACTAAGACCTCTTAGCTACCGTGGGGCTGATGTTTTCCTGCTCGCTTTCTCTCTCATTAGCAAGGCCAGCTATGAAAATGTTGCCAAAAAG TGGATTCCTGAGTTGCGGCACTATGCTCCTGGCATTCCAATTATTCTTGTTGGTACAAAACTCG ATCTTCGAGATGACAAGCAGTTCTTCTTAGACCATCCTGGTGCAGTTCCAATTACCACAGCGCAG GGAGAGGAACTAAAGAAGCTTATTGGAGCTGCTGCTTATATCGAGTGTAGTTCAAAGACTCAACag AACGTGAAAGCTGTCTTCGATGCTGCCATTAAGGTGGTTCTCCAACCGccgaagcagaggaagaagaagaagagaaagtcTCAGAAGGCATGTTCTATACTATGA